In the genome of Capra hircus breed San Clemente chromosome 5, ASM170441v1, whole genome shotgun sequence, one region contains:
- the ARL1 gene encoding ADP-ribosylation factor-like protein 1 → MGGFFSSIFSSLFGTREMRILILGLDGAGKTTILYRLQVGEVVTTIPTIGFNVETVTYKNLKFQVWDLGGQTSIRPYWRCYYSNTDAVIYVVDSCDRDRIGISKSELVAMLEEEELRKAILVVFANKQDMEQAMTPSEMANSLGLPALKDRKWQIFKTSATKGTGLDEAMEWLVETLKSRQ, encoded by the exons GTGGCTttttctcaagcatcttttccagtcTGTTTGGAACTCGGGAAATGAGGATTTTAATTTTGGGATTAGATGGAGCAGGAAAAACTACAATTTTGTACAGATTACAGGTTGGAGAAGTCGTGACTACTATTCCTA CCATTGGATTTAATGTTGAGACAGTAACATACAAGAACCTTAAATTCCAAGTCTGGGATTTGGGAGGACAGACAAGCATCAG GCCATACTGGAGATGTTATTATTCAAACACAGATGCAGTCATTTATGTAGTTGACAGTTGTGACCGAGACCGAATTGGCATTTCCAAATCAGAATTAGTTGCCATGTTGGAG gaAGAAGAGCTGAGAAAAGCCATTTTAGTGGTGTTTGCAAAtaagcaggacatggaacaggcAATGACTCCCTCAGAAATGGCAAATTCACTTGGGTTACCTGCCTTGAAGGACCGAAAATGGCAAATATTCAAAACTTCAGCAACCAAAGGCACTGGCCTTGATGAGGCAATGGAATG GTTAGTTGAAACATTAAAGAGCAGACAGTAA